The region ATGTTTTCATACAGTAAGTGTTATAAAGGTACTTTCAATGTGAACCATTTGTGAGTGTAACAGACCATTTTATTTTTTGGACAAGTGACTATGACCTTTGGGCAAGTGACTATGACCTTTGGACAAGTGACTATGACCTTTGGACAAGTGACTATGACCTTTGGGCAAGGGAGTATAACCTTTGGGCAAGTAAAACATGACCTGTTTGAGAGCTCAATGTCAACCCTTCTTAATCTAATCCAGGTAGCGCGGGCCATTGTCTACTTTGTAGCGATGATCTATATGTTCCTGGGGATGTCCATCATAGCTGATAGATTCATGTCTTCTATAGAGGTGAGAATTCTATTTTCTATTCTGTTttgagagtacacacacacacacacacgcacacacacacacacacacacacacacacacacacacacacacacacacacacacacacacacacctgcacatttttacatttgagtcatttaccAAATGCTCTTATCCCGAGCGATTTACGCTAGTGAGAGCAGACATTCTCGTTCTGATCCCctttgggaatcgaacccacaaccctggcgttgcaaggaccgtgctctactaactgaaccaCACCTCACACATAGAGCAACTACTCAATCaactgtattctactctactgtattttactctactgtattctactctactgtattctattctattacactctactgtattctactctactgtattctattctattacactctattctattatattctattacgTTCTACTTTCTTTTATTCTAttatactctactgtattctactctactgtattctattctattacactctactgtattctattctattacacTCGACTGCATTCTATTctattacaacctactgtattatattctattacactctactgtattctactctactgtattctattctattctattctaatcgactgtattctattctattacactctactgtattctactctactgtattctattctattacactctactatattctattcaattccactctactgtattctattctattacaatcgactgtattctattctattacactcgactgtattctactctattgtattctattctattacacTCTActgcattctactgtactgtattctattctattacacTCTActgcattctactgtactgtattctattctattacacTCTActgcattctactgtactgtattctattctattacactctactgtattctactgtactgtattctattctattacactctactgtattgtattctattaCACTtgactgtattctattctattacactctactgtattctattctattacactctactgtattctactgtactgtattatattctattacactctactgtattctactgtactgtattatattctattacactctactgtattcttctctactctactgtattctattctactgtattctactctactgtattatattatactgtattatattcgattacactatactgtattctactctactttTCTGCATTCTATTCTACTTTATTCTACTCTACTgcattatattctactgtattatattctactgtattatacTCTATtacattctactgtattctactctactcttctgtattctattctactctagtgTATTTTATTCTACTCttctgtattatattatattctactctactgtattatactctactctactgtattttattctactataccctactgtattatattatattatactcttCTGtatgatattctactctactctactatagtctactctactgtactgtattatattataatctactgtattatattctactatattatactctactgtagtgtattatactctactctactgtattatactctactgtattctactgtactctactgtattatattctactctactgcattatattattatactctactctactgtattataatctactctactctactgtattgtattctactctactgtattatattatactctacactactgtattatattatactctactgtattatattctactctactgtattatattatactctactgtattatattctactctactatattgtattatattctactctactgtattatattgtactctactttaccatattctactctactgtactgtgttataCTCTACTTAttctactttactctactgtatTATACTCTACCCTACTGTCTTATACTCTACTGTATTATATTATActctactgtattatattctactctactctattgtattatattatattctactctactgtattatattatactctactgtattatattctactctactctattgtattatattctgctccactgtattatattatactctactttactatactctactctactgtactgtgttataCTCTACTTAttctactttactctactgtatTATACTCTACCCTACTGTATTACACTCTGCTCTATTgtgttgtactctactgtattctactctactctactgtattctattctactctactgtattctactctactgtattctactcaactgtattctattatactctactgtattctactctactctactgtattctattctactctactctactgtattctattctactctactgtattctactctactgtattatattctactctactctactgtattctactctactctaccgtaTTCTACTCTGATCTGTtgaattctcctctcctccaggttaTAACCTCTCAGGAGAAGGAGATCACCATAAAGAAGTGGAACGGGGAGACAACCACAGCTACAGTGAGGATCTGGAATGAGACAGTGTCTAACCTCACTCTCATGGCTCTGGGGTCATCCGCTCCTGAGATACTGCTCTCTGTTATAGAGGTACACATTCTCATGGCTCTGGGGTCATCCGCTCCTGAGATACTGCTCTCTGTTATAGAGGTACACATTCTCATGGCTCTGGGGTCATCCGCTCCTGAGATACTGCTCTCTGTTATAGAGGTACACATTCTTGAGGAAGTTCTCAAACCTCAAGTTGAAACTGTTGTACTTGGTAGTATGTGGAAGTTTTCATTTGATTCAGAAGAGACAGCAACACAATAACTTTTGTATCTAATCACAGGTTTGATACGGTCTTATATTTTCTTATTTTCCACCAGGTGTGTGGCCACGGCTTCGAGGCTGGTTCTCTGGGTCCCTCCACCATTGTGGGCAGTGCTGCTTTTAACATGTTCATCATCATCgccctgtgtgtctatgtggttCCTGACGGAGAGACCAGGAAGATCAAACATCTGCGGGTGTTTTTCGTGACCGCAGCGTGGAGTGTGTTTGCATACATCTGGCTGTATCTTatcttgtgtgtgttctctcctggAGAGGTGGAAGTCTGGGAGGCTgtggtcacctttctgttcttcCCCCTGTGAGTActagacacaccacacacacgcacacgcacgcacgcacgcacgcacgcacgcacgcacgcacgcacgcacgcacgcacgcacgcacgcacgcacgcacgcacgcacacacacacacacacacacacacacacacacacacacacacacacacacacacacacacacacacgcacacacacacacacacacacacacacacacacacacacacacacacgtatagacacCCACACAGgataatagacacacacacacacacacacacacacacacacacacacacacacacgcacacacgcacgcacgcacgcacgcacacacacacacacacacacacacacacacacacacacacacacacacacacacacacacacacacacacacacacacacacacacacacacacacacacacacacacacacacacacacacccacacacacacacgcacacacacacacacacacacacacacacacgcgcgcacacgcacggaaacatacacacacacacacgcacggaaacatacatacacacacacacacacgcacacacacacacacacacacgtatagacacCCACACAGgataatagacacacacacacacacacacacacacacacacacacgcacacgcgcacacgcacggaaacatacacacacacacacgcacggaaacatacatacacacacacacacacgcacacacacggaaacatacacacacacacacgcacggaaacatacatacacacacacacacacacacacacacacacacacacacacacacacacacacacacacacacacacacacgcacacacacggaaacatacacacacacacacacacacacacacacacacacacacacacacacacacacacacacaactcacaccctcctctttctctctctccgctcttccAGGTGCGTGGTCCAGGCGTGGGTGGCCGATCGACGATTGCTCTTCTACAAGTACGTCCGCAAGCGTTACCGTGCCGACAAGCACAGAGGCATCATCGttgagacggagggagggatggatggagggatgggaggaggaggaggaggaggaggagggatgttgGGGCCGGGCGGGTTCACTAAGATGGACATGATGGAGCTGGACGGACAggtggtggagggatggagggatggagggatgctaGAGGACGGAGGACTAGAAGGGAGGAGGGATCTGGAGGACGTGGCCAGGAGAGATATGGCGAGGACGCTGAAGGAGCTGAAAGCCAGACACCCTGATAGAGACACAGAGCAGCTTATAGAGATGGCCAACTACCAGGTACAcagcttataaaggcttcatagaGCATTCATAAGCACTTCATAAGCACTGCCATGATGCTACACAAGTCATGTATGAGAATACTGTACTGTTGTCATCTTCATATATAAAGACATTACTGACAGTGGTGATAATGTAGCATTCATAAAGTCTTCATATGCATGACATAGAGAGTCATAGTATAACAGCTGGTTTAATCTCACTGTCCTGTCAGGTGTTGGTCCAGCAACAGAAGAGCCGAGCGTTCTACCGTATCCAGGCAACCAGGATGATGATTGGAGCAGGCAACATCCTGAAGAAGCACGCTGCTGACCAGGCTAGGAAGGTATGGGCTGTCCACTGGGCCTTTTCCCAAACCAATGTTTCACAAACTTTTTCTCAGATTTCTTTTGTCCTGATCATATCTGAATGGTGGCTATTTTGAACTAAAACCCAAATACTAATGAAATTATTTATCAATGGAATACTCAAAGGCAGCAACATGTCATCGATCAAACTCTGTACATTACTTCTGCTCCAGGTGGTGAGCAGCCAGGAGCCCCACCTGCAGGAGGACGACCCCCACACGACCCGGATGGAGTTTCAACCCTCCCACTACCAGTGCTTCGAGAACTGTGGCTCACTCAAACTGACCGTGGCCCGACATGGAGGAGACCCTGGAGCTTCTGTTAAGGtaaggggaggaggtggaggagaagaggggggaggaggagagtagggggaggaggagaataggggggaggaggagagtaggggggaggagaaaggaggagaggagcttCTGTTAAGTtaaggggaggaggtggaggagaagagggggggaggaggagagtaggggggaggagaaaggaggagaggagcttaTGTTAAGGtaaggggaggaggtggaggagaagaggggggaggaggagagtaggggggaggagaaaggaggagaggagcttaTGTTAAGGtaaggggaggaggtggaggagaagaggggggaggaggggagtaggggggaggagaaaggaggagaggagcttCTGTTAAGGtaaggggaggaggtggaggagaagagggggaggaggggagtaggggggaggagaaaggaggagaggagcttaTGTTAAGGtaaggggaggaggtggaggagaagaggggggaggaggggagtaggggggaggagaaaggaggagaggagcttCTGTTAAGGtaaggggaggaggtggaggagaagaggggggaggaggagagtaggggggaggagaaaggaggagaggagcttaTGTTAAGGtaaggggaggaggtggaggagaagaggggggaggaggggagtaggggggaggagaaaggaggagaggagcttCTGTTAAGGtaaggggaggaggtggaggagaagaggggggaggaggagagtaagggggaggaggagaataggggggaggaggagagtagggggaggagaaaggaggagaggatgcTTGATGACATCTCTTTTCTCTCTATTTCgactctttctccccttctctttcgctccccctccctatcctctttctcccttactccctcccccttccatctccccctctctccccttccccctctcctcctcctcctcctcctctctctccttccccctccctctcctcctcctcctcctcgctccccctccctctcctcctcctcctctctccccttccttcccctTCTCCTTCAGGTGGACTACCGTACAGAAGACGGTACAGCCAATGCCGGTTCAGACTATGAGTTTGCTGAAGGGACCCTCCTCTTCAAACCGGGCGAGGCCCTGAAGGAGATAACTGTGGGCATCATAGACGACGACATCTTCGAAGAGGACGAATACTTCTACGTCCACCTCAGTAACCCTCGCGTGGTTGGCTATGACCCGTTGGAGACAAACTCTAACTCCTCCCCCAAGGCCGTGCTCGGTGACGGCCACACGGCCACGGTGACCATCTACGACGACGATCACGCTGGGATATTTTCGTTTGAGATCGACGCCCTGCGGGTGAGCGAGAGCGTTGGGGTGATGGAGGTCAAAGTTCAGAGGACGTCGGGTGCTCGGGGGCTGGTGGCGGTGCCTTACAGGACCGTCGACGGGACAGCCCGGGGTGGAGAGGATTTCGAAGAGGTGTCTGGGAATCTGGAGTTCCAGAACGACGAGACGATGTGAGTGACTGTTCCTTCCACGATCGTCCGGCTTTCTTTCAATCTCAATTCTATCACTGTACAGTCAAAGAGTGATGAATGACAGcgctgtgtgtcagtgtttgacagtcagtatgtgtgtgtacatgcattaCCAGCTGATACCAGACATGCTGCAGGAGAGTGGCACGACAAGggcacaaggtgtgtgtgtgagtctttgATGAAGCATTTGCATGGCTGAAGTCAAAACGTCAGTTTATAGATATCAAATAAGGGTTCAAATAAGGGTTCAAATAAGGGTTCAAAAAAGGGTTCAaaaaagtgtttgtgtgtgtgtgtgtgtgtgtgtgtgtgtgtgtgtgtgtgtgtgtgtgtgtgtgtgtgtgtgtgtgtgtgtgtgtgtgtgtgtttgctgtgatGCAAAAATAGATATTGATGACTAAATGAGGGTGTGAATTAGAGAGAAATATTGATTGATTTGAGCTGAGGATGAAAGGAagccaggaagagagggaaggatgaacagaaaggagagagagcctTTGTAGAGACTGTTGTTCGTGGGAAAGGGTggaagaagggaggaagggaaggaaggaaggaaggaaggaaggaaggaaggaaggaaggaaggaaggaaggaaggaaggaaggaaggaaggaaggaagg is a window of Salmo salar chromosome ssa18, Ssal_v3.1, whole genome shotgun sequence DNA encoding:
- the LOC106578109 gene encoding sodium/calcium exchanger 1 isoform X3, producing the protein MALGSSAPEILLSVIEVCGHGFEAGSLGPSTIVGSAAFNMFIIIALCVYVVPDGETRKIKHLRVFFVTAAWSVFAYIWLYLILCVFSPGEVEVWEAVVTFLFFPLCVVQAWVADRRLLFYKYVRKRYRADKHRGIIVETEGGMDGGMGGGGGGGGGMLGPGGFTKMDMMELDGQVVEGWRDGGMLEDGGLEGRRDLEDVARRDMARTLKELKARHPDRDTEQLIEMANYQVLVQQQKSRAFYRIQATRMMIGAGNILKKHAADQARKVVSSQEPHLQEDDPHTTRMEFQPSHYQCFENCGSLKLTVARHGGDPGASVKVDYRTEDGTANAGSDYEFAEGTLLFKPGEALKEITVGIIDDDIFEEDEYFYVHLSNPRVVGYDPLETNSNSSPKAVLGDGHTATVTIYDDDHAGIFSFEIDALRVSESVGVMEVKVQRTSGARGLVAVPYRTVDGTARGGEDFEEVSGNLEFQNDETMKTIEVKIIDDELYEKNKTFTMELGEPLLLDAGQKHGDSNENKPTDDEVAKMGCPSLGENTRIEVVIEESYEFKCGVNTLMRRAKKNTVDKLIKKTNLALVVGSCSWREQFVSAVTVSAGDDDDEESGEERLPSCFDYIMHFLTVFWKVLFAFVPPTEYWNGWACFIVSISLIGVLTAVTGDLASAFGCTVGLKDSVTAVVFVALGTSVPDTFASKVAAIQDQYADASIGNVTGSNAVNVFLGIGVAWTIAAVFWRSKGQVFRVDPGSLAFSVTLFTVMACICVMILLYRRRASVAGGELGGPRTTKIITSLVFLFMWLIYILLSSLEAYCHVPGF
- the LOC106578109 gene encoding sodium/calcium exchanger 1 isoform X2, encoding MSRLHLHLSSLRSSSLSSVLLLVFLSSMLLLSLPSPALAGSTPLSEGGNVKANCTATGDPCQEGVVLPVWNPQNPSVGDKVARAIVYFVAMIYMFLGMSIIADRFMSSIEVITSQEKEITIKKWNGETTTATVRIWNETVSNLTLMALGSSAPEILLSVIEVCGHGFEAGSLGPSTIVGSAAFNMFIIIALCVYVVPDGETRKIKHLRVFFVTAAWSVFAYIWLYLILCVFSPGEVEVWEAVVTFLFFPLCVVQAWVADRRLLFYKYVRKRYRADKHRGIIVETEGGMDGGMGGGGGGGGGMLGPGGFTKMDMMELDGQVVEGWRDGGMLEDGGLEGRRDLEDVARRDMARTLKELKARHPDRDTEQLIEMANYQVLVQQQKSRAFYRIQATRMMIGAGNILKKHAADQARKVVSSQEPHLQEDDPHTTRMEFQPSHYQCFENCGSLKLTVARHGGDPGASVKVDYRTEDGTANAGSDYEFAEGTLLFKPGEALKEITVGIIDDDIFEEDEYFYVHLSNPRVVGYDPLETNSNSSPKAVLGDGHTATVTIYDDDHAGIFSFEIDALRVSESVGVMEVKVQRTSGARGLVAVPYRTVDGTARGGEDFEEVSGNLEFQNDETMKTIEVKIIDDELYEKNKTFTMELGEPLLLDAGQKHGDSNENKPTDDEVAKMGCPSLGENTRIEVVIEESYEFKNTVDKLIKKTNLALVVGSCSWREQFVSAVTVSAGDDDDEESGEERLPSCFDYIMHFLTVFWKVLFAFVPPTEYWNGWACFIVSISLIGVLTAVTGDLASAFGCTVGLKDSVTAVVFVALGTSVPDTFASKVAAIQDQYADASIGNVTGSNAVNVFLGIGVAWTIAAVFWRSKGQVFRVDPGSLAFSVTLFTVMACICVMILLYRRRASVAGGELGGPRTTKIITSLVFLFMWLIYILLSSLEAYCHVPGF
- the LOC106578109 gene encoding sodium/calcium exchanger 3 isoform X1, with translation MSRLHLHLSSLRSSSLSSVLLLVFLSSMLLLSLPSPALAGSTPLSEGGNVKANCTATGDPCQEGVVLPVWNPQNPSVGDKVARAIVYFVAMIYMFLGMSIIADRFMSSIEVITSQEKEITIKKWNGETTTATVRIWNETVSNLTLMALGSSAPEILLSVIEVCGHGFEAGSLGPSTIVGSAAFNMFIIIALCVYVVPDGETRKIKHLRVFFVTAAWSVFAYIWLYLILCVFSPGEVEVWEAVVTFLFFPLCVVQAWVADRRLLFYKYVRKRYRADKHRGIIVETEGGMDGGMGGGGGGGGGMLGPGGFTKMDMMELDGQVVEGWRDGGMLEDGGLEGRRDLEDVARRDMARTLKELKARHPDRDTEQLIEMANYQVLVQQQKSRAFYRIQATRMMIGAGNILKKHAADQARKVVSSQEPHLQEDDPHTTRMEFQPSHYQCFENCGSLKLTVARHGGDPGASVKVDYRTEDGTANAGSDYEFAEGTLLFKPGEALKEITVGIIDDDIFEEDEYFYVHLSNPRVVGYDPLETNSNSSPKAVLGDGHTATVTIYDDDHAGIFSFEIDALRVSESVGVMEVKVQRTSGARGLVAVPYRTVDGTARGGEDFEEVSGNLEFQNDETMKTIEVKIIDDELYEKNKTFTMELGEPLLLDAGQKHGDSNENKPTDDEVAKMGCPSLGENTRIEVVIEESYEFKCGVNTLMRRAKKNTVDKLIKKTNLALVVGSCSWREQFVSAVTVSAGDDDDEESGEERLPSCFDYIMHFLTVFWKVLFAFVPPTEYWNGWACFIVSISLIGVLTAVTGDLASAFGCTVGLKDSVTAVVFVALGTSVPDTFASKVAAIQDQYADASIGNVTGSNAVNVFLGIGVAWTIAAVFWRSKGQVFRVDPGSLAFSVTLFTVMACICVMILLYRRRASVAGGELGGPRTTKIITSLVFLFMWLIYILLSSLEAYCHVPGF